One Lagenorhynchus albirostris chromosome 7, mLagAlb1.1, whole genome shotgun sequence genomic window, cgggggtgtgtgtgagagCACATTCAATAACAACCCCCGAGTTTTCTGTCATTCTTTCAACTCCTAACCCCAAAGCAACGAACTTAAAATGTCTCATAAGTTATCTCTGAATGAACTTATACATCAGTGACCCAAAGGCAAATTTCCAAGAAAAATTCTATCACTCTAGAGGGCACTGGATATAATAAGGATTCATACCAACTGCACGTCTtgaccctctctctcccccactatcTTCCTAAAAACTCAGATTCTAGGTAACTAGTAGGCAAATTTTTATCTTCTAACATGCACACAAAACGCTACGACGAATCAATGAAATTAAGCAAGCCCTAAACTGCATAATCCCCCATACCTTCTTTGTTTAGGGGCTTTCTCACAACATACTGGCGGACATCATCTTCTTTAGAGAGATTGAAAAGTTTGCGGATTCTGCTAGCTCTTTTGGGCCCCAGGCGACGAGGCACAGTAGTATCAGTGAGTCCAGGAATATCCTTCTcccctgaaagagaaaaatgaacagacgTTTTAATTCAACAACCTCCTTACAAACAAGAACCCTAAATTGTTCAGGCATTATTAAAACAAGTCCACTGGTCAAAACTGTGGAtactgcaaatcaatcaatcaatcgacAATCAGCTTTAAATCAGTGtggacaaaaattaactcaagaataAAAATCTCACCTTTTTTTACAATGACCAAATTGAGAACGCTCAGATTGGCATCCACAATGCAGCCCCGTACAGATTTGCGCTTTCTTTCTCCAGTCCTCCTTGGTCTGTAACAGGAATGCCCCTTACTCAGTAGCAGGCGGACTCGGCCATGGGTCAAGACACCTTGCTTCATGGGGAAACCCTGTTTGTCGTTCCCACCACTGATTCGGACCACATAACCCTGGAAGAGAACACAATGACACATTATAGAACAAAAGACTGTGGCCTCCAACAAGTACACTTCATTAAGACCAATCTGAAACTTAATAGCTTTCTCTGGTCACTAAATTTTGTCTTTACTTCCAGTTTCCCAAGTTCAATTAGCAAAGTCCTTTCAATCAAGCTACTTCTAGCCGATGCTTTACCAGAGTTAACAGCTCTTGGGGGAGAAAGACTATGTTAAGGAACAAAGCATCAATgaaccataaataaatacaaaaaaacccttcttggcacttttcaaaaaaaaatggagaccATTAGCTTGCAGGGCAAGAACTATGTATTTTTTCACGAACATAACCCTGACAGGTGATGGCTCCACGTTATAAAGTGACATCTGGAAGTAACTAAACCCAAGGTCAGAAGACAGAACCCGAGTTTGAACCCCATAACATTTACCAATTACCAACAGCGTTTACCATCTCTCTCAAATATTCTAACAATTCAATTCGGCAGTCCGGCAGGCCACTTTTACCTTCCATTCTTCACCCAGAGCGTCAGCAGCAACTTCTGTGGCCATACGCTTCTCATAAAAGGTTCGAAGTTTTCGTTCATCGTCCACTTCAATGAGTTTCTGGCAGCCGGTGGCCGGGAAAGAGATGTTCAGCTAAAAATTAAACGGGGGGGGAAAGAACTTCATGAAAATCGCAGAACCACTACAAAGATTATTCCACTGCAAAAAGCCTTTCCTGTCACCCACACACAACTAACAAAATTTGATACTACTCACTAAAGCATGTGTGTACATAAGACCGCGCAAGACACACTGCACTGAAAAAGTAGGACACATCTTTGAGGCCTCGCGGAATGACGCCGGGGCGAAGGGCGCTGCGCAGCCGCTGCCCCTCTCGGAGCAAGAAGCCCGACCTACTTGCTGCCAACCGGGCAGCAGGGCCGCCTCTATCCCGGCTGGGGGGCAAGACGCCACCATGGCGCTCCCCGCCCGGCGCAGCTCCAGCTGCAATCGCTCGCCATCCGCTCTCCCAAGGAGCTCCGGCCCCAAAAGAGCGATCCATCTCCTGTCTCAGGCCCTTCTCCATCCAGAGCCAGGATTCTGGAGCGCAGCGCCGTATTCTGGGGCTAGATCCACGTTACTCAAACCTAGCGCAACACCCGCCACCAGTCCCCACCTTCATTCTGAAGCTGCCGACCGCCTCCGAGGCGCCACGAAAAAGAGACCAAACTTCCGCTTAGCCCAGGTCACATAGGCTCTTCCAGTTCTCGCGAGACGGTCAGACGCCTGGGGTAGCGGAAATGAGCGTGGGTAGGCGGCACTTCCGGGGGTGGGGCTAATCAGCGGTGGGCGGTGCTAGTGAGGCAGCCCAGGTCTAGTTCCGAAAATTAGTCTGTCCACTCCTTGTTCTTTCCGCCGTCGTTCTGGGTCAGAGAGCATCCCCTCTCGGCCCCGGCCACTGCTTCTGATGACACCAAAGAGGGAGAGCGGGATCGGAGTCCGGCTCTCCTGGGCAGTCTTGTACCTCAGCCTCCGTCCGAAGATTTCCACTTTAGGAGCGTGCCCTTCCCTGGTTCCGGCTGTTCAGAACAAGACGCCTTGAAAGctgtggtttgttttttccttaaatactCGATCATCCGCTTGTCCTCTAACCGCTGCAGTCATCGTTCTACCACAGAGTGATACACTCAGCCACCCTGTCACCCAAGCCAAAAACCATAATTACTCCAAGTCCTGGTACCTCCTAAATAGTCTCCCTGCTTTCTGTCTTGCCCCTGCGatctttttaaaactcaaaattcTATCACTCCCTTTCTGGAAATGCACCATTTATTTCCCACTATAGTTAAATACTCTCCAAACTTCTTAACCTGGCTTTATAAACTTTCCACAGTCCAAAGCTCACCTATCGCCATTCGTTAATGCCATGCCAGTCTTTTCAGATTGCATGTCCTTCCTAAGAGAAGCCTTTCCTGAACACACAACGAGAAATTGTATTCCTCTCCTCTGGTGTAGCACTATTTCCCTTTATAGTACGGTTTACTCATGATACATAAATGGTTTGCTTATGGTCTGCCTCCCCTACTAGATGGTAAATTAGGCCAGGGCTCATGTCTTAACTTCACTGTGGAATACTCAGGACGCAGCAAAGTGTATGGTACTTAATAAGTAaggctcagtaaatatctgttacaTGATCGTAACCCCAGCTTTGCTATGTGTTAGTCTATCAGTGTAGTAGTATGGAGCCAGCCAGCAGAGGGAGAAGGAATGAGTGTATTATAGTAAATCTTGAATCAGCAATGATTCAACTCTTATTAGAATAGAAAGATGCAGGAAAGATACAGTGTATCTGATAGTCCTCCAGAACATTCCTGGGAGAATGAGAATGAGAACCCAGGTGATCTAACTTTGAAGCCCACAGTACCCTGAATCAGTACCctgaaggaagaaatatttattatctattacatatttactccatattttttcaagaaaaaaactcctgcttaaaataaacaaaaataatttttactttccaAGATTATTACATCCCATCTTCCATTTCAGTATCACAAAGTTTTGAGTTTAGGCCTGCTTCACATTCAAAGCTGAAATATTCTGCTAAATCCTGTTCGATCATCTGATGTTAGTGTAAAAAGGTTGGTGAAATGATGCATTTAAATCCTGTGTATGTAATTTTTGTTAAGGTGAAATTGACACaacataaaattattcatttttacgtgaacaattcagtggcatttagcacATTCGCAATGTTGTGCAATCACCACCTCTATCTAGTGCCAagatattttcatcatcccaaaaggAAACCTTGCATCCATTAAGCAATTGCTCCCCATTCCGCCCCCCTTCCACCAGCTACTGGCAGCCACAATCTGTGTACTGTCTCCATGGATTTACTTActctatatatttcatataaatggaattatacactATGTGACCTTTGTGTCTGCCTTCTAATATTTTTGacgttcatccacgttgtagcatgtatcagtgttttattcctttttacgaCTGAATGCTATCACACTGTATGTGtaaatcacaatttgtttatccgttcatccactgatggacatttgggctgtttccaacttttgactattgtgaatagtgctggtaTGTTTGAGTACCTATTTTTAGTCCTTTGGGGTATATaggagcaggattgctgggtcacatggtaattctgtgtttccCAGGGGAACTGCCAAACGATGTTCAGagcagctgaaccattttacattccccccagAAATGTATGcacttgttattttgttattttctctctttttaaattatattcatcCTAGGGGgtgtgatttgcatttcgctaatgactgatgatgttgagcatcttttcatgtgttgggccatttatatattttctttggagatatgtctacttaagtcctttgcctgttttttgttttttattttagctctatttttattgaagtagtgGTAGTGAGTTAATATGAGGCAAAGAGTAAAATCCAGGAAAAttcctcagacttttttttttcttttctaatgcattttttcaaagacataaaatttaccatcttaaccatttttaagtatacagttcagtagtgttaagtatattcacgttGTTCTGAAACATCTCCAGAGCtatttcatcttgcaaaatgggaactctatactcattaaacaactCTTTTTCGCCCTCTCCcatccctggtaaccaccatttttctttctgtttctatgaatttgactactttagatattTCATACAATTGGAATCACGCAGTACTTGCCTTgttgtgactggctcatttcacttaaccatgtcctcaagcttcatccatgttgtagcatgtgacaagATTTCCATCCTTTTTaagattgaataatattccattgtatttacataccacattttatttatccattcatctgttgatgaacatttggattgcttccacctcttagctattatgaatactgCTGGTATTAACATAGGCATgcatatatctcttcaagaccctgctttcagttcttttggatatatacccagaagtgagattgctggatcatatggtagttctatttttaattttttgaggaaccttcatactgttttccgtagaaGTTGCACCATTTcataatcccaccaacagtgcacaaaggctcttttcctgtatttgaattggcttgttttgttattgaattgtaagagttctttatatattctgaatgctatacccttattagatatataatgtccaaatagtttctcccattatGTACATATCTTTCCACTTTTCTTGAGAATGTTCACTGATGTATAATAGTTTTGaactttgatgaagtccaatttatctaatttttcttttgttgatcatgctttcattgtcataTCTGAGACaaatccattgccaaatccaaaatCCCTATATTTTTGTCCAATAATTTTATGGTTTGAGTTCTTGTATTTAGgtcattgatccattttgagttattttgttaatatggtgtaaggTTGGCAGTACAACtctattcttttgcatgtagacaTCCAGTTGTCCcaccaccatttgttgaagaggctatcctttcccTCATTTAatgatcttggcacccttgttgaaaatcaactggCAATAGATGTATGAGTTTACTTCTGGCCTCTCAaatctattccattgatttatgtatctatccttatgccaataccacactgttttgatttgtAGTAAGTTTCAAAATCAGGAGGTGGGGTCCTtgactttttcaagattgttttagttCTTTGGGAATCCCTTGTAATTCCACATGAATCTTATGCTCGTTTATGCAAAATATGctcttggaattttgatagggattgcatttaatccatagatcaatttggggagtattgccatttttacaaaattaaactcaTTAAACTCTTTCAACTCATGAACAtgatatgtctttccatttacttaggttttctttaatttatttcagcactgttttgcagttttcagtatgcaagtcttttacctccttgattaattttattcctaggtattttgttgttttggataatatataatacatatatatataaatgtatatacacacacacatttatttattatatgtatatgcacacatatactatttttttctgagccatttgAAATTAAATGACAAACACCATGGTATTTCTCTTCTGAATACTTAAGGATGTATCTCCTAAGAAGAAGGATATTCTGCCACATAGCCTCAATACCATTATCACATGTAAAACTTATTATTTAGGCAATACATTCTACTACACAGCCCATAAAATTTTACCAATTGTCACAAATCTGTCCTTTAGTGTTCCCTCAAGCCTATTAGTGCCAgggcctggccccacccaccagcagatgCATACCAGCCCCTGGGCCTCCTGGGCCATGTAGCTAGCCACAACTGTGACCCACCAGTGGACCAGCAGCCACTGCATGAGGTAGGGTCTAGTAGCCAATCAGGCTGTTggccagccccacctaccagcatgcccaaacaaaggaacaagacaaaactccagaagaagaactaaacaAAGTAGAGGTAAGCAATCTACTTGATAAACAGTTCAAGGTAATGACCATAAAGATTCTCAGTGAACTTGGGAGAAGactggatgaacacagtgagaagtttaacagagtaaaaatacataaagaagaaccaagcagagctgaagaatacaataatggaaataaaaaatacattagaaagaaTCAATCAattcatactacccaaggcaatctacagattcaatgcaatccctatcaaaatagcaaagtcagggagttccctggcagtccagtggttaggactcggcactttcactgccagggcccgggttcaatctctggttggggaactaagatcttgcaagctgcacagtgtggccaaattaaaaacaaacaaacaaacaaaaaaccacaccaaagtcatttttcacagaactaaaacaaataattctaaaatttgtgtggaaacataaaagactctgaatagtcaaaacaatcatgagaaagaagaacaaagctggaggcatcatgctcactgatttcaaaatataacaaagctacagtaatcaaaactggggcttccctggtggcgcagtggttgagagtccgcctgccgatgcaggggacgcgggttcgtgccccggtctgggaggatcccacatgccgtggagcggctgggcccgtgagccatggccgctgagcctgagcgtccggagcctgtgctccgcaacgggaaaggccacaacagtgagaggcccacgtaccacaaaaaaaaagtttataaaaggAATATTCTAAGTATTAACATCAGCaagatggctgaataatactttCTTGCTCACACCCCTCCTACCAACAACAATAATTCAGCATCCAGCAGGGAAAAAAGTGCCTTTGTGACAGCTTTGGGACCCAGGTAGATTGTGAAATCTTGGTGCAGTCCAAGACCAGGAGAGATATTTTGAGAAGGGAGGCCTGAACCCAGGGTGCTGACTTCACCCGTCACAGACCCGAAACAGCTCCGCATCTGAGGACTCAGCTCCCACCCCATTTGGCTTTGGTTCTGTCACCAGCACCATATGCTATGGGACCCAGAAGGAGTCATGCCCACCCATGCATTGGACAGTAGGCATACAGACCTCAGTCTTGGTTATGCATCCTGAAGTGGCCGGTGAACTGGCTCTAGCCACTCTGGGCTGTGATCTGAGAGCCCTTGCAAGTAAGCCTGTCAAACTCGGTCAAAGTGTAGATTTCGAAATAACTTTGAAGTGGGCTCCAGTCCGTCTTAGCCACAGTCCTCGAACAGTCCTGCTGACAGAAGGACCGAGCAGCAGACGCTCTATGCCCCAGAGATCATGAAATGGCCCTATACTTTGTTCCAGCCCCTGTGGCCACGGCCGTGGAGCAGTCCAGCCCACCCAGGGCCCTGGCGGGAGACCTACCAACCCATGCCTCCCGAGCCAGGTCTGCAGACCTCAGTGAAACCTGAAATAGCCCTGGGCCTGGGTTTCAGCCCTTCTCAGCCACAATCCAGAGCCAGTCCCGCCCACCCAGGGATTCATCCAATTACCAGGTCCACCCAGGATTTCATCCAATTACCAGGTGGGAACTACCTCCAAACACCTGGTGATAGGCTGCTGTCTGAGGACCCAGCTGCGGAATCTGAAGCAGACCCTTCTCCCAGCACCACCATATTGAACAAGGTACTGGAGGCAGTCCCTTACCACCGGTGACGAGACAGGATCCATGCCTGCCCCAGCCCCTAATAACACGCCCGCCAGCCACGGACCCCCCTAGAGACCCAGCAACATCACATAACTGGCTCTAACCCAGCAAGACTGCAATTCTGAAAGTAATCTCATCATCCCTGGGAACTGACAGgaccttgaagagatatctgcacccacACgtacattgcagcattatttacaataggcaagaaagggaaacagcctaagtgtccattgacagatgaatggataaagaaaatgtatctattgggaattccctgccagtccagtagttaggacttggcgctttcactgctgagagcgTGGGTTCAATTcttggtcagggaattaagatcctgcaagccgtgcggcgcggccaaagggggaaaaaaaaggcaagaaaatgtatctatctataatggaatattattcatccataaaaagaaggaatttctgccatttacaacaacaggGATGGAtcctgaaggcattatgctaagtgaaataaatcagacagagaaagacagttactatatgacctcacttatatgtgaaatctaaaaaagaaaaaaaggagagagctgAACTCACAGAAATAGGATGAGAATGGTGACTGTCTGGGGCTGAGGGATGGGAGAAAATGGTGTTAACACTGAGTGTTAATCGTCTATGGGATATACAAGTAGAGATATCCAACAGACTGTTAGGTATACAGGTTTGGAGGCTGAGTGACTCAGTGAAAAAGGTGGTTTTGAGACGGAGCCCAtattcatttgctagggctgccataacaaaatcccacaaactgggtggctaaacagcagaaatttattttctcacaattctggatgGAGCTAGAAGACTgagaccaaggtgtcagcaggactggtttcttctgaggcctctccttggcttatagacggccatcttttctctgtgtcttcatatggcctttcctctgtgcgtGTCTgggtcctaatctcctcttctcctAAGGAcgccagtcatattgaattagggtccTTCCTAATAACCTCATTCTAActgaattacctctttaaagacctaaTCTTCAAAATACAGTTATATTCTGAAATACTGGCGGTTAGGACTTCTACATAAGACTTTGTGAGGGACACCATCCAACTCCTAACAGGGCCCAAAGGTAGTCTCTCAACCATGAGGAGGCTGACTAAACAGAATAGAATTTGTATTCAATAACACTGAGTTAAAGTAATCCTGGAAGCAATCAGTAAAGGTAAAATTTCCCCGAACTCACTGAGCAAGTGAGTTTTGCAAGTGTGTTTGGGGAAGGAGATACTTTCCAAAGGGAGATATAAacacaggaaggaagagaagtagTAAAGGGAGGAAATGAGCTTGTGCCTTTCAGGAAGCTGTCTCATATTTGGCTCCAgtcaagaaaacaggaaaaaaagatcatttagacagaaaataactaaatttcaagGGCAATTTCTACTTATAGGAAGagactaattttaaaacataccaTGCTGTGTTTGAGAAAGGAAGTTAAATCAAAGAAATGAAGCTAGGAAAACTCCTTGCCAATATTTCTGTAACTATACCCAGGAGCAAGAATTACAATGGATTTCTCACCCCTTGGGTCAGGGACTAAGGGCTGTTTTTGCAGTGCTGTGGAAAACAAGCTCTGGcatatgtttattaaatatttggtggtggcaggaaggaaaggggatgacaggaaaaatacaagaataaatcttgtttttttatcaGATCAATTCACTCTATGGGGCAATCTTCTTTTTGTCCCatgcattttcattcttttaaaaaaatatttattgtatttattttgggtGTGCGGGGTCTTCGATTTGGCATGGAGGATCtattagttgtgacatgcggactcttagttgtggcatgtacaactagttccccgaccagggatagaacccaggccccctgcactgggagcacgaagtcttacccactggaccaccagggaagtccctgtcccgtgtattttcattctttaatagctatgtgaccttggacaacttaTTCACTCTCTCGGTTCCTtagtttgcccatctgtaaaatggtggtaATACCTTCCTCACAGAGTTCTTGTCGGGGATAAATGAACTGATACATGAAAAAGGTTAAACCTTCCTGGGTGCACAGTAGACTCTCAATGAGTGTTTGTTAGTTGTCTTCATCAGCCCTGACACCACATCATCACCTGTCATCACCCATGTCCCTCTAACTTTACTCGTGTCACTCTCACTCCCAGCAAtgccttcctttcccctctcccaagTTGTGCTTTGGGTAGGCTTTCCGTGAGGGTTCCAACCCAGACTGACCTTGCTACAAGGAGGAGATCGACGGCTGAGCTTGGTGCTGAGGGGCTGTGGATTGATTCAGATGATGGACAGCCTTGGGGAGGTGTACCAAGAACATACCTTCTGGGCTCAAGAACTTCAGATGGCAATTCTAACAAAAACTGGCACTGAGGTTCCAGCAGTTTCTTCCATGGGTGGAAGTTGAGAGTGGGATTTAATCTAGTCGAGGACATCATCCAGTAGGAAAGCACACAGACCCCAGAAGCAGCAGCGAGGGCAGGGAGAGCTTTGGCTCAGAGACGGCCTGGGCCTGATGCACTTCTTGTTCCTAACTGACTGGCTGGAAAGGTCACCAGGATGATAAtccatgagttgtttgtagtCAGTTGATATCTGCAAGGAGATGCCCAAAATCATTCTCTAAAATTGTCGCTGCAAATCCTAGCAAAGGTTTCTTCAAACTGCTCATCCTAAAATACACTAGAAACTTTTTCACGTGAAGAGAAATCCCAGCCCTTGTGGTAGGTTCACTCATTTTGGGAATCATCAGATATTTCTAAGAGGGTCAAGCATCCCTTAACTTCTCATCATTTGTTCCCCAGGCTGCATTGCTAATGAGAAAGATTAAAGATCTGTGGCTCTTCTTGGTGTCTAGTCTGCAAACTTCCGGGCAATGACTGTCTCCATCTATAGAACATACTACATTTTAGAGTCTTGCCTCCAACTATTAAAATGATCAGagaatttagttaaaaaaaaaaagggatgatcTTCTCATTGGCTCCAGTCTTCTCTGCTTTCTTTAAAGCCCTGGACCTCTTACCTGGACCTCTTTCTTTCAGTAGACAACACATCCTGCCACTTTTCTCAGAAGTATGAACTGCTTCAATTTTCTCTCAGCCTCAAAATGTGTCTAGACATTCATATATATACTCCATATTCCCTTCTTTCTTAGCATAGAGTTCTGTTAGGACACTTAGTTTTAAGTCACAGAAATCCTATCCAAATTAGCTTAAGCAAAAATGCAACTTTACTCTAAAGGTTCCAGGGTATCTTGGGAATATTTGGATGTAGCTAGATCCCTGGGCAGAGCTGGAGCCAGGGACTTCTTTCCCATTTGGACTGTCTCTTATCTATACAGTTCTCTTTGGAACTGCTTCATCATTCTCTTATGCTGTGTACCAGTTCTGCCTACGTCTCCATCCATTGGAACAAGTTACCAATAGTGCCTCAGTTCAAATCTCTATTCCATCAGGCAGCCAGATGGAGCCGGAAAGCTCCATTCTGATTCCAAATTCCCATGGGTGCATTCTGATTAGCCAGCTTGAGCCAAGACCCACTCTTGGACCAATGAACTCTAGCCACGGAGTCGGGTCACAGTGTATAGCCACGGCTGTTCCTATGGTAGCCATCTGAATGGAGGTGAGGGCAGCAGAATGTGGGAGGTGGGCAGACCTCAgtgaagaggcagaaggtccCAGAAAAGGAGGGGATTCTGGGACAAAACAATACATGTCTACTGCATGCTGTCCCTTCTCTCCAGGCAAATTGCATTCCACCTCTTTGCAGCTCCTTCAGGATCTGGTCTCATTAAtcaccctttattttttttcttttacattgtcAATCTGTTTCTCTACCTGGGCGTTAAAATTTGCTCAAGGCCCTCCTGTACTAGAGGACCATCCCATAACCCTTCTTCAAGCTCCTGCCCAACTGGGTACCATTTCTCTCTACCAAGTAAATTTCATCCACCCTTTACTCACTTTTTACCCCAACCTGGCCTCCTCCCCCTTGACTCCTGCTGCTTTCATTTCCCCACGGTGCTTCTTGGTGTTGGAAGGGCTGAAGacaaggcagag contains:
- the RPS6 gene encoding small ribosomal subunit protein eS6; the protein is MKLNISFPATGCQKLIEVDDERKLRTFYEKRMATEVAADALGEEWKGYVVRISGGNDKQGFPMKQGVLTHGRVRLLLSKGHSCYRPRRTGERKRKSVRGCIVDANLSVLNLVIVKKGEKDIPGLTDTTVPRRLGPKRASRIRKLFNLSKEDDVRQYVVRKPLNKEGKKPRTKAPKIQRLVTPRVLQHKRRRIALKKQRTKKNKEEAAEYAKLLAKRMKEAKEKRQEQIAKRRRLSSLRASTSKSESSQK